A window from Streptomyces sp. NBC_00335 encodes these proteins:
- a CDS encoding DNA-3-methyladenine glycosylase family protein: protein MAGRYDPLTRTAIRGGRTTVPDPTPAAPQGTDGPGTSPSDGPAPGPRTSQAPGSAPRTAPRPGTRTWTPPGPVDLGLILGPLRRGPADPTFRATAGAVWRASRTPAGPATLRVARDGTEVTATAWGPGADWILDGLPELLGSADDPAAFVPRHRLVHASHRRRPGLRLTRTGLVLESLIPTVLEQKVTADEAYRAWRRLVRQYGEPAPGPGPDGGGRGAGSTLYVMPDPRTWTLIPSWDWHKAGVDSKRSATIVRVARHAARLEEATAMDLPAATARLEAIPGIGPWTSTETLQRSNGAADAVTTGDLHLPGIIGYALAGDRDADDAAMLELLAPYAGQRHRAARLVLLAGAAPPRRAPRMPRSDIGKL, encoded by the coding sequence ATGGCCGGCCGCTACGACCCACTCACCCGCACCGCGATCCGCGGCGGCCGCACCACCGTGCCCGACCCCACCCCGGCGGCGCCCCAGGGCACGGACGGCCCGGGCACCAGCCCGAGCGACGGCCCGGCCCCGGGCCCGCGCACCAGCCAAGCCCCCGGCTCAGCCCCCCGCACAGCCCCCCGCCCAGGAACCCGCACCTGGACCCCACCCGGCCCGGTGGACCTGGGCCTCATCCTCGGCCCCCTCAGACGCGGCCCCGCCGACCCCACCTTCCGGGCCACCGCGGGAGCGGTCTGGCGGGCCAGCCGCACCCCCGCCGGCCCGGCCACGCTCCGTGTCGCGCGGGACGGGACCGAGGTGACCGCCACCGCCTGGGGCCCCGGCGCCGACTGGATCCTCGACGGCCTGCCCGAGCTGCTCGGCTCCGCCGACGACCCGGCCGCCTTCGTCCCCCGCCACCGCCTCGTGCACGCCAGCCACCGCCGTCGCCCGGGCCTGCGCCTGACCCGCACCGGCCTGGTCCTGGAGTCCCTGATCCCGACGGTCCTGGAACAGAAGGTCACCGCCGACGAGGCGTACCGCGCCTGGCGCCGCCTCGTACGCCAGTACGGCGAACCGGCTCCGGGCCCGGGCCCGGACGGAGGCGGCCGCGGCGCCGGCAGCACCCTCTACGTCATGCCCGACCCCCGCACCTGGACCCTCATCCCCTCCTGGGACTGGCACAAGGCCGGAGTCGACTCCAAGCGCTCGGCCACCATCGTCCGCGTGGCCCGCCACGCCGCCCGCCTCGAAGAGGCCACCGCCATGGACCTGCCGGCGGCCACCGCCCGGCTGGAGGCGATCCCCGGCATCGGCCCGTGGACCTCCACCGAAACCCTCCAGCGCAGCAACGGCGCCGCCGACGCCGTCACCACCGGCGACCTCCACCTGCCCGGCATCATCGGCTACGCCCTGGCCGGGGACCGGGACGCCGACGACGCCGCCATGCTGGAGCTCCTCGCCCCCTACGCCGGCCAGCGCCACCGCGCGGCCCGGCTCGTCCTCCTGGCCGGCGCCGCCCCGCCCCGCCGGGCCCCGCGGATGCCCCGGAGCGACATCGGCAAGCTCTAA
- a CDS encoding coenzyme F420-0:L-glutamate ligase, translating to MTAPHVPSYEVRALGGIPEVRPGDDLAALIAAAGPELWDGDVLLVTSKIVSKAEGRIVRADSREEAIDAETVRVVARRGTLRIVENRQGLVMAAAGVDASNTEAGTVLLLPEDPDASAAAIRTGLRELLSVDVGVIVTDTFGRPWRTGLTDVAIGSAGVRVLDDLRGGTDAHGNPLSATVVATADELAAAGDLVKGKAEGLPVAVVRGLAHVLGEGSSAADLVRSPADDMFRLGTSEAVREAVTQRRTVRAFTSEPVDPGAVRRAVAAAVTAPAPHHTTPWRFVLLESAGARLELLDAMRDAWIDDLRRDGKSEESIAKRVRRGDVLRAAPYLVVPCLVTDGAHDYGHARRDAAEREMFVVAMGAGVQNFLVALAGERLGSAWVSSTMFCRDLVRKVLGLPEDWDPMGAVAVGHAAVAPAERAGRAAEEFIEVR from the coding sequence GTGACCGCCCCGCACGTGCCCTCGTACGAGGTCCGGGCCCTCGGCGGGATCCCCGAGGTGCGGCCCGGGGACGACCTGGCGGCGCTGATCGCCGCCGCCGGGCCGGAGCTGTGGGACGGCGACGTCCTGCTCGTCACCTCGAAGATCGTCTCCAAGGCGGAGGGCCGGATCGTCCGCGCCGATTCGCGCGAGGAGGCGATCGACGCCGAGACCGTACGGGTCGTCGCGCGCCGCGGGACCCTGCGGATCGTGGAGAACCGGCAGGGGCTGGTCATGGCGGCGGCCGGGGTCGACGCCTCGAACACCGAGGCCGGCACCGTCCTGCTGCTGCCCGAGGACCCCGACGCCTCGGCCGCCGCGATCCGGACGGGCCTGCGGGAGCTGCTCTCCGTGGACGTGGGCGTGATCGTGACGGACACCTTCGGGCGGCCGTGGCGCACCGGGCTCACCGACGTGGCGATCGGCTCGGCCGGCGTACGGGTCCTGGACGACCTGCGCGGCGGCACCGACGCCCACGGGAACCCGCTGAGCGCGACGGTCGTCGCGACCGCCGATGAGCTGGCCGCCGCCGGCGACCTGGTCAAGGGCAAGGCCGAGGGCCTTCCGGTGGCGGTGGTGCGCGGGCTGGCGCACGTACTGGGCGAGGGGTCCTCGGCGGCCGACCTGGTGCGCTCGCCGGCCGACGACATGTTCCGGCTGGGCACCTCGGAGGCGGTACGGGAAGCCGTGACGCAGCGGCGTACCGTACGGGCCTTCACGTCCGAGCCGGTGGACCCGGGCGCGGTGCGCCGCGCGGTGGCGGCCGCCGTCACGGCACCGGCCCCGCACCACACGACGCCGTGGCGGTTCGTCCTGCTGGAATCGGCGGGTGCGCGGCTGGAGCTGCTGGACGCGATGCGGGACGCCTGGATCGATGACCTGCGGCGGGACGGGAAGTCCGAGGAGTCCATCGCGAAGCGGGTCCGGCGGGGCGACGTCCTGCGGGCCGCGCCGTACCTGGTGGTGCCCTGCCTGGTCACCGACGGCGCGCACGACTACGGGCACGCCCGGCGGGACGCGGCGGAGCGGGAGATGTTCGTCGTCGCGATGGGCGCGGGCGTGCAGAACTTCCTGGTCGCGCTGGCCGGGGAGCGGCTGGGCTCCGCGTGGGTGTCCTCGACGATGTTCTGCCGGGACTTGGTGCGCAAGGTGCTCGGGCTTCCGGAGGACTGGGATCCGATGGGGGCGGTGGCCGTGGGCCACGCCGCGGTCGCTCCGGCGGAGCGGGCGGGGCGGGCTGCGGAGGAGTTCATCGAGGTGCGGTGA
- the cofD gene encoding 2-phospho-L-lactate transferase: MRIVVLAGGIGGARFLRGLQSAVPDADITVIGNTGDDIHLFGLKVCPDLDTVMYTLGGGINEDQGWGRTDESFTVKEELAAYGVGPTWFGLGDRDFATHIVRTQMLGAGYPLSAVTEALCDRWQPGVRLLPMSDDRVETHVAITDSQSGERRVIHFQEYWVRMRAAVDAEAVVPVGAEQAKPAPGVLEAIAAADVILFPPSNPVVSVGTILAVPGIREAVAAAAAPVVGLSPIVGGAPVRGMADKVLAAVGVESTASAVALHYGTELLDGWLVDTADADSVAAVEAAGITCRAVPLMMTDLAATAEMARAALELAEASR; the protein is encoded by the coding sequence ATGCGCATTGTTGTTCTGGCCGGCGGCATCGGCGGCGCCCGTTTCCTCCGAGGTCTCCAGTCCGCCGTTCCCGACGCGGACATCACGGTCATCGGCAACACCGGTGACGACATTCACCTGTTCGGGCTCAAGGTCTGCCCCGATCTGGACACCGTGATGTACACCCTCGGCGGTGGCATCAACGAGGACCAGGGATGGGGCCGCACCGACGAGTCCTTCACCGTCAAGGAGGAACTGGCCGCGTACGGGGTCGGACCGACCTGGTTCGGCCTCGGTGACCGCGACTTCGCCACCCACATCGTCCGTACGCAGATGCTCGGTGCGGGCTACCCGCTCAGCGCCGTCACCGAAGCCCTCTGCGACCGCTGGCAGCCCGGCGTCCGGCTGCTCCCCATGTCCGACGACCGCGTCGAGACGCACGTCGCGATCACCGACTCCCAGAGCGGCGAGCGCCGGGTCATCCACTTCCAGGAGTACTGGGTCCGGATGCGTGCCGCGGTGGACGCCGAGGCCGTCGTCCCCGTGGGCGCCGAGCAGGCCAAGCCCGCGCCCGGAGTCCTGGAGGCCATCGCGGCCGCCGACGTGATCCTCTTCCCGCCGTCCAACCCCGTGGTGTCGGTGGGGACCATCCTCGCCGTACCCGGCATCCGCGAGGCCGTGGCCGCCGCCGCGGCCCCCGTGGTGGGCCTCTCCCCCATCGTCGGGGGCGCCCCCGTGCGCGGGATGGCCGACAAGGTGCTCGCCGCCGTGGGCGTCGAGTCCACCGCCTCGGCCGTCGCCCTGCACTACGGCACCGAGCTGCTCGACGGCTGGCTCGTCGACACCGCCGACGCGGACTCCGTCGCTGCGGTGGAGGCCGCCGGCATCACCTGCCGGGCGGTCCCGCTGATGATGACCGACCTGGCCGCCACCGCGGAGATGGCGCGGGCCGCGCTGGAACTGGCGGAGGCCTCCCGGTGA
- a CDS encoding cysteine dioxygenase, translating to MVESDLQIAGDILSVQHLLQPAREHPATVAEFVGLARSIAADRSEWEHLVRYDATTRWYHRLRTGPGYEVWLLSWVPGQGSGLHDHGASSGVLTVLDGELTEHTARGPLALGAGSQRVFAPGYAHEVQNDSLDGAVSLHVYFPGLTEMPMHSCSPARPEALSV from the coding sequence ATGGTCGAGAGCGACCTCCAGATCGCCGGCGACATCCTCTCCGTACAGCACCTCCTGCAGCCCGCCCGCGAGCACCCGGCCACCGTCGCCGAGTTCGTGGGCCTCGCGCGTTCCATCGCCGCCGACCGCTCCGAGTGGGAGCACCTGGTCCGGTACGACGCCACGACCCGCTGGTACCACCGGCTGCGCACCGGCCCCGGCTACGAGGTCTGGCTGCTGAGCTGGGTCCCCGGCCAGGGCAGCGGCCTGCACGACCACGGCGCCTCCTCCGGCGTGCTGACCGTCCTGGACGGCGAGCTGACCGAGCACACCGCCCGCGGCCCGCTCGCCCTCGGCGCCGGCTCCCAGCGCGTCTTCGCCCCCGGCTACGCCCACGAGGTGCAGAACGACAGCCTCGACGGGGCCGTCAGCCTGCACGTGTACTTCCCCGGCCTGACCGAGATGCCGATGCACAGCTGCTCTCCGGCCCGGCCCGAGGCCCTCTCCGTCTAG
- a CDS encoding WhiB family transcriptional regulator: MTELVQELLVEEADEELGWQERALCAQTDPESFFPEKGGSTREAKKVCLACEVRSECLEYALANDERFGIWGGLSERERRRLKKAAV; encoded by the coding sequence ATGACCGAGCTGGTTCAGGAACTGCTGGTCGAGGAGGCGGACGAAGAGCTCGGATGGCAGGAGCGAGCTCTCTGCGCCCAGACCGACCCCGAGTCCTTCTTTCCCGAGAAGGGCGGCTCGACCCGCGAGGCCAAGAAGGTCTGCCTCGCCTGCGAAGTCCGCTCGGAATGCCTTGAGTACGCCCTCGCCAACGACGAGCGATTCGGCATCTGGGGCGGACTGTCCGAGCGCGAGCGGCGACGCCTGAAGAAGGCCGCCGTCTGA
- a CDS encoding glycosyltransferase family 2 protein, with protein sequence MSLHSQSSASHQAAAAPEFPRHVVTAVLVAHDGSRWLPRTLAGLLGQERPAQSHIAADTGSADESARLLGEALGEDRVLHLARRTGFGAAVDEAARTAGTLTPEELPYLKRPSGWDPVSRTWRDDTYDLPDLPHGEPVQWLWLLHDDCAPEPDALAELLRVADENPEAAVIGPKLRGWYDKKQLLEVGVTIARSGRRWTGLDRREQDQGQHDQVQPVLSVSSAGMLIRRDVYDALGGFDRRLPLMRDDVDLCWRVQSAGHTVLIAPDAVLRHAEASARERRTVDCVGRSAASPHRVDKAGAVYTLLANSPGRALPYVMLRILFGTVLRTLAYLVGKAPGQAVDEITGLLATLLRPGRILGARRRRGRAAVSAKELRPLFPPPGASLRANAEQLAGYFGADGDTETSAAGRHGGAVESGPGGDDADYLDIEQFARLKRIARKPAPVLFGLLLLVSLIACRSLLGSGSLMGGALLPAPDGGLDLWRVYADGWQPVGTGTTAGAPPYLAVLGALSTLLLGSTDAALTLLLVCSVPLAGLTAYFASRPLVESRLLRAWAAIAYAFLPAVTGALAGGRLGTAVLAILLPLIARSAVAAFGFGEGEGSWRSAWTHTLLLTLATAFTPVVWPLAAVLGAAALVLRRAHWKTYGPRLLATLGVPLLVLAPWSLSLFTHPARFLREAGLPYGAGSATALDLLGISPGGPRTAGGLILLGVVLAALAALLRADRQFAVRAAWVTALAALVLAVLVNRTAWAGPATLVYGLALLAAAVIGADGAKERVAARSFGWRQPLAALIALAAAVGPLVGAAGWMLSGAAGPLERRDPVQVPAFVAEESGTRDQARTLVIGADSPAALSYSLVRGSGGRLGDAELADRSGSDARLDKVVSSLVAGSGADQTDQLGGFAIRYVLVRDGAPQEIGRVLDATPGLSRLSKLEGSALWRLDRQVARAVIVSGKPGEAPIPVASGPVEARTKIPAGEAGRVLRIADRADAGWRATLDGKPLQPKTLDGWAQGFELPAAGGELDLAHEDALTLTAWHWAQGLLALVLLVMALPGRRARLDDDLPEEEAAAAEEHGEGRRARRLREQSEPERRPESAPAEAAVAADPYAQIPAQQAYGDDAYAYQQPAYGDQGGYAYGGQEQQQPQQYDQYPYGQQPQQQQQYTGHPDAQYEQPYQPDQPYEQPYPPYGQQPAPHDGYEATDGYDPYGQHDSQHDGQHAPRPDGSPQQ encoded by the coding sequence ATGTCCCTGCACAGCCAGTCGAGCGCCTCCCACCAGGCTGCCGCCGCACCAGAGTTCCCCCGGCACGTCGTCACCGCGGTCCTCGTCGCCCATGACGGCTCCCGCTGGCTGCCCCGGACCCTCGCCGGTCTCCTCGGCCAGGAACGCCCCGCCCAGAGCCACATCGCCGCCGACACCGGCAGCGCCGACGAATCCGCGCGCCTGCTCGGCGAGGCCCTCGGCGAGGACCGGGTCCTGCACCTCGCCCGCCGCACCGGCTTCGGCGCGGCCGTCGACGAAGCCGCCCGCACCGCCGGCACCCTGACCCCCGAGGAACTCCCGTACCTCAAGCGCCCCTCCGGCTGGGATCCCGTCAGCCGCACCTGGCGCGACGACACGTACGACCTCCCCGACCTGCCCCACGGCGAACCCGTCCAGTGGCTCTGGCTGCTCCACGACGACTGCGCACCCGAGCCCGACGCCCTCGCCGAACTGCTGCGCGTCGCCGACGAGAACCCCGAAGCCGCCGTCATCGGCCCCAAACTGCGCGGCTGGTACGACAAGAAGCAGCTCCTCGAAGTCGGCGTCACCATCGCCCGCAGCGGCCGCCGCTGGACCGGCCTCGACCGGCGCGAACAGGACCAGGGCCAGCACGACCAGGTCCAGCCCGTCCTGTCCGTGTCCAGCGCCGGCATGCTGATCCGCCGCGACGTCTACGACGCCCTCGGCGGCTTCGACCGCCGCCTGCCCCTCATGCGCGACGACGTCGACCTGTGCTGGCGCGTCCAGAGCGCCGGCCACACCGTCCTCATCGCCCCCGACGCCGTACTGCGGCACGCCGAGGCCTCCGCCCGCGAACGCCGCACCGTCGACTGCGTCGGCCGCTCCGCCGCCAGCCCGCACCGCGTCGACAAGGCCGGCGCCGTCTACACGCTGCTGGCCAACAGCCCCGGCCGCGCCCTCCCGTACGTCATGCTGCGCATCCTCTTCGGCACCGTCCTGCGCACCCTCGCCTACCTCGTCGGCAAGGCCCCCGGACAGGCCGTCGACGAGATCACCGGCCTCCTCGCCACCCTGCTCCGCCCCGGCCGGATCCTCGGAGCCCGCCGCCGCAGAGGTCGCGCCGCCGTCTCCGCCAAGGAACTGCGCCCCCTCTTCCCGCCGCCCGGCGCCAGCCTGCGCGCCAACGCCGAACAGCTCGCCGGCTACTTCGGCGCCGACGGCGACACCGAGACCAGCGCCGCCGGCCGGCACGGCGGAGCCGTCGAATCGGGACCCGGCGGAGACGACGCCGACTACCTGGACATCGAACAGTTCGCGCGCCTCAAGCGGATCGCCCGCAAGCCCGCGCCCGTCCTCTTCGGCCTCCTCCTGCTCGTCTCCCTGATCGCCTGCCGCTCCCTCCTCGGCAGCGGCTCCCTGATGGGCGGAGCCCTGCTCCCCGCCCCCGACGGCGGACTCGACCTCTGGCGCGTCTACGCCGACGGCTGGCAGCCCGTCGGCACCGGCACCACCGCCGGAGCACCGCCCTACCTCGCCGTCCTCGGCGCCCTCTCCACCCTGCTCCTCGGCTCCACCGACGCCGCCCTGACCCTGCTGCTCGTCTGCTCGGTCCCGCTCGCCGGCCTCACCGCCTACTTCGCCTCCCGGCCGCTGGTGGAATCCCGGCTGCTGCGCGCCTGGGCGGCCATCGCCTACGCCTTCCTCCCCGCCGTCACCGGAGCCCTCGCCGGCGGCCGCCTCGGCACCGCAGTCCTCGCGATCCTGCTCCCGCTCATCGCCCGCTCCGCCGTCGCCGCCTTCGGCTTCGGCGAGGGCGAGGGCAGCTGGCGCTCCGCCTGGACCCACACCCTCCTGCTGACCCTGGCCACCGCCTTCACCCCCGTCGTCTGGCCGCTCGCCGCCGTCCTCGGAGCCGCCGCGCTGGTCCTGCGCCGCGCGCACTGGAAGACGTACGGCCCCCGCCTCCTCGCGACGCTCGGCGTCCCGCTCCTCGTGCTCGCCCCCTGGTCGCTGAGCCTGTTCACCCACCCCGCGCGCTTCCTGCGCGAGGCCGGACTGCCCTACGGCGCCGGCTCGGCCACCGCACTGGACCTGCTCGGCATCAGCCCCGGCGGCCCCCGCACCGCCGGCGGCCTGATCCTCCTCGGCGTCGTCCTCGCCGCCCTGGCCGCCCTGCTGCGCGCCGACCGGCAGTTCGCCGTACGCGCCGCCTGGGTCACCGCGCTCGCCGCGCTGGTCCTTGCCGTCCTCGTCAACCGCACCGCCTGGGCCGGCCCCGCCACCCTCGTCTACGGCCTCGCCCTGCTGGCCGCCGCCGTCATCGGCGCCGACGGGGCCAAGGAGCGCGTCGCCGCCCGCAGCTTCGGCTGGCGCCAGCCCCTCGCCGCCCTGATCGCGCTCGCCGCCGCCGTCGGCCCGCTCGTCGGCGCGGCCGGCTGGATGCTCAGCGGAGCCGCCGGGCCGCTGGAGCGCCGCGACCCCGTCCAGGTCCCCGCCTTCGTCGCCGAAGAGAGCGGAACCCGCGACCAGGCCCGCACCCTCGTCATCGGCGCGGACTCCCCGGCCGCCCTCTCCTACAGCCTGGTCCGCGGCTCCGGCGGCCGCCTCGGCGACGCCGAACTCGCCGACCGGTCCGGCAGCGACGCCCGCCTCGACAAGGTCGTCTCCAGCCTCGTCGCCGGCTCCGGCGCCGACCAGACCGACCAGCTCGGCGGCTTCGCCATCCGCTACGTCCTCGTCCGCGACGGCGCCCCGCAGGAGATCGGCCGCGTCCTCGACGCCACCCCCGGCCTCAGCCGCCTCAGCAAGCTCGAAGGCAGCGCCCTGTGGCGCCTCGACCGGCAGGTCGCCCGCGCCGTCATCGTCTCCGGCAAGCCCGGCGAGGCACCCATCCCCGTCGCCTCCGGCCCCGTCGAGGCCCGCACCAAGATCCCGGCGGGCGAGGCCGGCCGCGTCCTGCGCATCGCCGACCGGGCCGACGCCGGCTGGCGGGCCACCCTCGACGGCAAGCCGCTCCAGCCCAAGACGCTCGACGGCTGGGCGCAGGGCTTCGAACTCCCCGCCGCCGGCGGCGAGCTCGACCTCGCCCACGAGGACGCCCTCACCCTGACCGCCTGGCACTGGGCCCAGGGCCTGCTCGCCCTGGTGCTCCTGGTCATGGCCCTGCCGGGCCGCCGCGCCCGCCTCGACGACGACCTCCCCGAGGAGGAGGCCGCCGCCGCGGAGGAGCACGGCGAAGGCCGCCGGGCCCGCCGCCTGCGCGAGCAGTCCGAGCCGGAACGCCGGCCCGAGTCCGCCCCCGCCGAGGCGGCCGTCGCGGCCGACCCGTACGCGCAGATCCCCGCGCAGCAGGCGTACGGCGACGACGCGTACGCCTACCAGCAGCCGGCGTACGGAGACCAGGGCGGCTACGCCTACGGCGGCCAGGAGCAGCAGCAGCCCCAGCAGTACGACCAGTACCCGTACGGGCAGCAGCCGCAGCAGCAGCAGCAGTACACCGGCCACCCGGACGCCCAGTACGAGCAGCCGTACCAGCCCGATCAGCCGTACGAGCAGCCGTACCCGCCCTACGGGCAGCAGCCCGCCCCCCACGACGGCTACGAAGCCACCGACGGCTACGACCCCTACGGCCAGCACGACAGCCAGCACGACGGGCAGCACGCCCCGCGTCCGGACGGGAGCCCCCAGCAGTGA
- a CDS encoding DUF5719 family protein — MKQRVPLTLAAVTAALAAVTGLATLTAPAADGASTASAGKSAARMPVERSLLVCPAPSTSDIAETLYTAITPGTAAPGGKGTARLLGATKEAKTVLELKEPGKPVRAQASGAEAPALSGVADGFLAPGWSAQQTTVVSVGRTRGLLGVGCTRPGTDFWFPGVSTAKGREDYVHLTNPDDTAAVVDIKMFGPDGAVKAEAGTSENIRIDPKSSKAISLASLAPGAQLADVTAHVTTRAGRVGATAQAGEEGVGSDWLPASVDPAGTLVLPGIPADATSVRLVAFAPGDEDADLQVKLAGPNGSISPAGSERLHVKAGMTASLDLKDVTRGEAGSLVLSPADAKKPVVPVVAALRVVRGSGAKQETGFIQAAAPVGTRATVADNRPEANATLLSLTAPPGADAKVKVTATPGTDGGEPASQEVTVKGGTTQTLTLAPAGGKGAYALTVETLSGGPVHASRTLTIPRDGIPMFTTQTLSDDHSTVSVPKATQDLSVLTQ; from the coding sequence GTGAAGCAGCGCGTACCCCTCACGCTCGCCGCCGTCACGGCCGCCCTGGCCGCCGTCACCGGCCTCGCCACCCTCACCGCACCGGCCGCCGACGGGGCCTCCACCGCCTCGGCGGGCAAGTCGGCGGCCCGGATGCCGGTCGAGCGGTCCCTGCTGGTGTGCCCCGCGCCCAGCACCTCCGACATCGCCGAGACCCTGTACACGGCGATCACCCCGGGCACGGCCGCCCCCGGAGGCAAGGGCACGGCCCGGCTGCTGGGCGCGACCAAGGAAGCCAAGACCGTCCTGGAACTCAAGGAGCCCGGCAAGCCCGTGCGCGCCCAGGCCTCCGGCGCCGAGGCCCCCGCGCTCAGCGGCGTGGCCGACGGGTTCCTCGCCCCCGGCTGGAGCGCGCAGCAGACCACCGTGGTCTCGGTCGGCCGTACGCGCGGCCTGCTCGGCGTCGGCTGCACCCGGCCCGGCACCGACTTCTGGTTCCCCGGCGTGAGCACCGCCAAGGGCCGCGAGGACTACGTCCACCTCACCAACCCCGACGACACCGCGGCCGTGGTGGACATCAAGATGTTCGGCCCGGACGGCGCGGTCAAGGCCGAAGCGGGCACCAGCGAGAACATCCGCATCGACCCGAAGTCCAGCAAGGCCATCTCCCTGGCCTCCCTCGCCCCCGGCGCACAGCTCGCGGACGTCACCGCCCACGTCACCACCCGCGCGGGCCGGGTCGGGGCCACCGCCCAGGCGGGCGAGGAAGGCGTCGGCTCCGACTGGCTGCCCGCCTCCGTGGACCCGGCGGGCACCCTGGTCCTGCCCGGCATCCCGGCGGACGCCACCTCCGTACGGCTGGTCGCCTTCGCCCCCGGTGACGAGGACGCGGACCTCCAGGTGAAGCTGGCCGGGCCGAACGGCTCGATCAGCCCCGCGGGCAGCGAGCGGCTCCACGTCAAGGCCGGCATGACCGCGAGCCTCGACCTCAAGGACGTCACCCGAGGCGAGGCGGGCTCCCTGGTCCTGTCCCCGGCCGACGCCAAGAAGCCCGTCGTCCCGGTGGTCGCCGCCCTACGGGTGGTCCGCGGCAGCGGAGCCAAGCAGGAGACCGGCTTCATCCAGGCCGCCGCCCCCGTCGGCACGCGGGCCACCGTCGCCGACAACCGCCCCGAGGCGAACGCCACCCTGCTGTCGCTGACGGCCCCGCCCGGAGCCGACGCCAAGGTCAAGGTGACGGCCACGCCCGGCACGGACGGCGGCGAACCCGCCTCCCAGGAGGTCACGGTCAAGGGCGGCACCACGCAGACCCTGACGCTCGCCCCGGCGGGCGGCAAGGGCGCCTACGCCCTCACCGTGGAAACCCTCTCGGGCGGCCCCGTCCACGCGTCCCGCACCCTGACGATCCCCCGCGACGGCATCCCGATGTTCACCACCCAAACCCTCTCGGACGACCACTCCACGGTCTCGGTCCCCAAGGCCACCCAGGACCTCTCGGTCCTGACGCAGTAG
- a CDS encoding metallopeptidase family protein produces MTDSTLPPPPVPPAASLPGGSPSGEPRVRRRDRHGRGMRGPVAPPQVPLSASRGELFGDLVRDSVERLERRWPQLAEVEFMIGDVPGPPGGAEAGWNDEAVPLGALAEAADGRPARIVVFRRPVEIRAKSRDERAMLVHEIVVEQVAELLGLSPETVDPRYGSD; encoded by the coding sequence GTGACGGACAGCACTCTGCCTCCCCCTCCCGTGCCCCCTGCCGCCTCCCTGCCCGGCGGGTCCCCCTCCGGTGAGCCTCGGGTGCGGCGGCGCGACCGGCACGGCCGCGGGATGCGCGGGCCGGTGGCCCCTCCGCAGGTACCGCTGTCGGCGAGCCGGGGGGAGCTCTTCGGGGACCTCGTACGGGACTCCGTGGAGCGGCTGGAGCGACGGTGGCCGCAGCTGGCGGAGGTTGAGTTCATGATCGGCGACGTGCCTGGGCCGCCCGGGGGGGCGGAGGCCGGGTGGAACGACGAGGCGGTGCCGTTGGGGGCGCTGGCGGAGGCCGCGGACGGGCGGCCGGCCCGGATCGTGGTGTTCCGGCGGCCGGTGGAGATTCGGGCGAAGTCTCGGGACGAGCGGGCGATGCTGGTGCACGAGATCGTGGTGGAGCAGGTTGCGGAGTTGTTGGGGCTGTCGCCCGAGACGGTGGATCCGCGGTACGGGTCCGACTAG
- a CDS encoding DUF3499 domain-containing protein, which translates to MSLVRRCSRTACGRPAVATLTYVYADSTAVLGPLATYAEPHCYDLCAEHSERLTAPRGWDVVRLTDGSAPSRPTGDDLEALANAVREAARPPERAAGAGGAGQGGPGTGETRRGHLRVLRSPDS; encoded by the coding sequence GTGAGCCTTGTACGTCGCTGTTCGCGCACCGCGTGCGGCCGCCCTGCCGTCGCGACTCTGACGTACGTCTACGCCGATTCGACCGCAGTTCTCGGCCCGCTCGCCACCTACGCCGAACCCCACTGCTACGACCTCTGCGCCGAGCACTCGGAGCGCCTGACCGCCCCGCGCGGCTGGGACGTCGTACGCCTCACCGATGGTTCGGCGCCCTCGCGCCCCACTGGTGACGACCTCGAAGCCCTCGCCAACGCCGTGCGCGAGGCGGCCCGTCCGCCGGAGCGCGCGGCCGGGGCCGGCGGCGCTGGTCAGGGCGGTCCCGGCACCGGGGAGACGCGTCGCGGGCACCTGCGCGTCTTGCGCTCGCCGGATTCCTGA